The window gaatcaccaaataattttagaaaaattagtaaaagaTACATGTATAAATGTACTTTGTACCAGAGTTTCTATAAGGGGTTCGTTTTTTTGTTACGctcaagaaatatttttaagtaaaagtCTGGccattgaaatatttatttataacatttatttcttttaattaatagtaCAGGAATCCTAAACAAGGTTAAGTTCAAATTtcgtaaataattatacaaaattatttaaaagaacgTACATGCGATTACGGTTATAAAAGATTGAGTAAAAGACCTAAAACATATCAGAAAAGAGTgtgagaatttaaaaataaattttaaacgggGCCTTAGCAAAAATATTTGTCATGggaatattccaaaaatatttaaatatcattctCTTACCTTccaggattatttgaaaatggattggggttccaatattataaaattaattttggattttgaaaagtgaaaccaaataggccttaagaCCGGGGTCCTAGGGTTTGGTCTGTTTTGGCCAATTTGGGCTGGGAcgggctcggtctagaccggGATGGTCTAGATCAGGGCTCAAGATGCTCTGTTGAAGGACCGGAAGGCTTGGTCCTAGGAtttaggaggctcggtcctgaACTCAGGTTGTTCGGTATTACGTCTGGGAGACTAGGTGTTATGCCCAAACTCATCTTTTTCTGTTAGGAAAGTCTAGTAGGGTCAAGGGTGCAATTCTGGAATTGTTCAcccttatgtatttatttatgggTCATTTTAGGAAGAGActtgtattattattactagggactgaaatataaaaaggatGTGCTAATTATATTATGGGACAGTTTGTAGAAAGAACCATGTAGAAGAGGCTCCCAATTATGCTTAGAAATAGGTTTGCTGCTACTATATAGAACTGGGATATAATTTCTAtgtgttaaattatatatgtagcCCAGAATGTATAAGGGACATGGGATACAAGAGGCTGATAATTTGTACttagacaaatttaataaaaacagcAAGTGGCATGGTCAAAGGGACCCACCAGAATAATTAAGATAAgtttaatcctaattaattccCTCATTAGTCAATTAGTAAACCAGCTtgcctattaattaatttggacacatggcatccTAAAAACACCCCACAATAACCATTTGCATGCTTTCCATTTAATATAGCTGCATGTAATCCACCTTGCATATCAGCCCTTTAAATATAACCCTTAGCCATTAATTTTCTCCCTTAGCAAATTCCATTTTCTCTCTATAAGCCAAACTTAGGAGCTTTGAAGAGAAACAAGAGCAACCCTAGAAAAGACTATCTTCTTTATCCAATTTCGAAATAAAGGCAAGTTTTTCTCAAAATCACTCTTAAAACCCACACATAgctatttataaataagtacTTTCTGCCCAGATTTTCATATATGttgaaataattgtttttatggcATGACATGGGCTTTATGGACCAATCtggtttataaaaatattgttttatcaAGCATAACAATAGTCATCATCTTTTCCAGAAAATACTAGGGTTTCTTGATTTGTTAAgtattaacttttataaaacagAAACCCTTAAGGTTTATGCATACATGGGCGCATACTATTACGGATGAATGAGTATTGACGGAAAAAGGGAAGAGGCTGGCTGGCATGAGCTCTAGTCAGCCAATTCCACATGTACTGGCTGAATTATTGTGGGAACAGAATATTTAGCATGAGCTCTATTTATTGCTGCCCAACCCAAAGACGGTCCAAACAGGTTTAGGGCTTTTAGGGATGGACTCCTAATTGTGCCTTTTCCAAATACGGCTCAAACAGATTCCTAGCCTTCAGGATCAGCTCTAAATGGTGTAGGGTCAAACATGGCTCAAGATGTTACTGTACAGGCCCATTAactcatattttataaacatgcaTATGGCTTTTTATGGACTGGTCATCTCTTTTAAAGTATGAATCTTTTATGCATAcatctttctttttaaaagcAAAGCATTCCAGCAGgttttacaatattaattatttactgAGTCTTTAGACTCATTATGttgtgtgtggtgtaggtacccaGCCTTAGCTTTTGTACACTTGAAGGAATGAGGCTTGGAGAGGTGCAAGTTGTGGGAGAaagtgtggaaggagggaccgaggCTGTTAGATTTACTTGTCTTTTGTATCAACACTTGGCTTTTATTTTGGGTCTTTTCTTACTGTCTAATGTTGCCTGTGTATAATACTTGTACAGAAACATGTTTGCATGATGGGTTATAGGCCATCCTTTTGTAGTACTTGTTGTTGTTTGATGCAgcttgtatatataaaatatatttttgaacagAACAGGTGTATATGGCTTCATCTAGGACTCTTAAGATTAAATATAGATGCCTGTTGAGTAGTACTTATTAATATATGAGTAGGGACGTCTCACTAGGTCCCAGGTCTAGCTTACTTAGTCATGGACCTAGGAGTTTCGGTCCcaagtcagacctctcggtccgaGGTTATAATCCTCGGTCGGATTCATCGGTCTTTGCTCAAGAACACCGATTCTTGGTCTCGGTCCCGGTTCTACAAGACTCGATCGTcggggaccgagtgttcttcatttggtatgaagaattATAGGTTTGAATCGTTTGATACAGACCATGAaatcatgatctgtaagttgCAATCAGCTCATATAATTGTAAGGATCATAATTAGGGGTGaacataatttgggtttacccaaactcaaaatattaatttgggttggttaatttgggttggttaatttgggttgggttgagtatgggttgggtttaatttgggttaggTTAGGGTtaccaaaattatataaaattaatttaattctctattattaatccaatataaactaatcatctttcAACTTTAAgtcaaacacgtttttgatatttttaacacgttttttacacgtttaacacgtttttaacatttttaatatgttttcacacttataacacgttttcacgtttttgacacgtttaacacgtttttgacatgtttaacatgttttcacactaataacacattgttcacatgtttaacacgttttttacgtttttatcacgtttaacacgtttttgacgtgtttaatacgtttaacgcatttttgacaagtttaacatgtttttcacatttttggcatgtttaacacgtttttgacatatataacacgttaacatatttttgataagTATAACACggttttcatgtttaacacgttttttacattttaacacgtttttgatatgtttaacatgtttaacacgtttttcacacgtttaacatatttgacacgtttttcactcattaacacatttttcacattttggcacgtttaacacgtttttgacatgttgaacacatttaacacgtttttggctcatttaacacattttacgcacatttaacacgttttggtacgtttaacacgtttttcaagttttggcatgtttttccacgtttttggcacgtttaacacgtttttgcacattaaacatatttttgaaatgtttaacatgttttttgcacgttaacatattttgacaagttttaacacgtttttggcacgtttaacacgttttttgcatgtttaatacgttttcacatttttggcacatttaacatgtttttcatgttttgacacattaaatgtgtgaaaaatgtattaaacgtgtcaaaaatatgagaaacatattaaacatgtcaaaaacgtgttaaacgtgtcaaaacgtgccaaaaatgtggaaaacgtggaaaccgtgttaaacatgttaaacgtaccaaaaacgtaaaaaaacgtgtgaaaatgtgttaacatgttaaaaacgtgttgaacgtgtcaagaacgtgaaaaacatgaaaaacatgttaaatgtgtcaaaacgtgttaaacgtgccaaaaacgtaaaaaaaaatgtatcaaaatgtgttaaatgtgtcttaatcgtaaaaaacgtgtcaaacgtgtcaaaaacgtattaaatgtcttaaacatgccaaaaacatgaaaaacgtgttcaacatgtcaaaaacgtgttcaacgtgtcaaaaatgtgttaaacatgtcaaaacgtgttaaacgtgtgaaaaacatattaaatgtgttacaaatgtgttaaacgtgtcaaaaacgtgtttaacgtgccaaaaacgtgaaaaacttgtcaaaatgtgttaaatgtgtcatagtcatgaaaaacgtgttaaatatgtcaaaaatgtattaaacgtgttaaaaacgtgttaaacatgttaaaaacatgaaaaacatgttcaacgtatcaaaaatgtgttaaacgtaccaaaaatgtgttcaacgtgttaaacgtgtcaaaaacgtgttaaacgtgtttaaaacgtgttaaacgtgtgaaaaaaacgtattaaacgtgaaaaacgtgtcaaaatgtgttaaacatgtcaaaacgtgccaaaaacgtgtaaaatgtggaaaacgtgttaaatatatcaaaaacgtgttaaatggataaaaatgtgttaaataagtcaaatacatgttaaataaaaaaataaaaaaaataatttgggttacccaacttatattagtaaataatatgggttgagttacgggttgggtaaatttaatttgagttgggtaatacgggtttgGTTTACCGGTTTACTCACCCTTAATCATAATTCATATCCCTAAACACGATCGATCAAACTCTATaacaatttgtttttcaaaattatttttagaggcAAATTTtgggaacttttgatttaggcTTATGACCTAATTCTTTTTCTAACAACTTTTAAATGATGATTATATTCAAACACaactaaaataagaaaatcaaatcaagctctgtaacaacttttaaaattgaaattcaaattcaaattcaatttttttaaaatttcagttggatcaaacataatcgaaatgttattataatgatttggaaatcatcctaacatgtttacaaacatgtttatcAAGTATTTGAATCAAAACTTCAACCTTAAAGATAAAAAACacgtttttaaaattttccagatttcaaaatcaaatttgggttttttcgATTTAAGTTGAATAACAACCCCTtttaggtttaatttgggtaaaatacatacaatattttaacctcgaattatttttagatttttaattaatttttctaattagagtttaattattacaataattaatctttaatctatttttgatttatcttaaatttaaaattttaatatattattttaatattattataaattaataatattatttataaaattaagataatctATATTAGATAGAATATTAATcacacaatataaatataaaaataaaaacaaaacaaatgcaAATTAGAATATCTAAGTTTCTaagtcataatatatataaaatacaccttacattaattaaaaataatatatatattattaatttagaaagttagtatcacaacaaaattatatatataatatataaataaaattcctaACAAAATCTGAATGGTTtgataaaattgattataattgaattatcatgaattaattaagaaaaataatattaattttaaataaatataaaagtaattattgCAGGATCTAGCTGAAGTccacctaatatatatatatatatattgctaatttttttattttttttaatttaatacattactcttttatctattttctttaaaaattcaaaatttacatttattattcTCGTTTTATCCCTaatttcttgttattttttaaattcatccaaaaaaaattcaagctcattaaatactaaaatattaattttaaaaaataattaatttatcattattatataatgcatttaagtattttatcccaaaaaaaattaaataaaattcaaagtcactcaatattttttacataaactaaaatttatttaaataattttcaatttattaaactcttagattaatttcaaatagtaccttagaacaaacaaacaaacaaaaggaTTAGTTTGCTTTCAACTTGTCTTTGAATCCACTATTGTTAGTTGGTTACTAACCATGATCCCTCTTGAgaaatgttaaaactaagtttcTATTTAAATCTCAATATTACCCTTTTCtactattttatgaaataattggATAAAAACATTGAACTAGAAATGGTGGTTATACATAAGAATCACCATTCATCATGACTAATAAAGCAATTAATggtaaaaaaaagaatgaaacaTTGAACAAGAGTAATATCTATTCATATGCTGAAATCAAAACCAGCCAAGAATCCTAAGATCAGCATAGAAAAAGAAGACTATAGAAGAAATAGTCACTAGTATTAGTAGTACACCCTATTTGTACATAGAGCTCAACTTGTCtcaaaatgaaagaaagaaatttatTACATCTTCTTCAATTGTTTTCCATTCATTGTAGCATGACAAATACTGTTTTTTAGTTGTTGTTAGAAGCCTGGTCAACACTCTTTTTTATCCATTTCTCCCATCCATTTTTTCTTCTAATACATTTATCCTGCAATTTCCACTTAAGTCATTCTTAAAGGGAATAGATCATATAATGTTTTCATTAGTAGAATAAGTATTACCTTTACTTCCACAACTTTTGAACGCACAATCAAAGACTTTAGTATCAACGTAATGTTGTGGGTCAAACTCCGAACCTGCTAATGAAGAGATTATTACCAAAAAATGAATCTGCTTGAGTAATTTGGATAGATGAGATCCCAAGATTATCAACACATgttcacaattttatttttctaatgaaATGAAAGTAATGTAATATTAGTAACCCAATTGTCAAGAAATAACTTACCCTGGGAAATTTAACAATTTCATCAACATGTACCCAGCCTTGATCATCCATGAGGGATTTCAAATGGTGGTCAGTTTCCAAATTCTCCTCACTAGGGTCACAATGAAATGGCATGATTTAATAAAGTTTCCAATCCATGATGGTAATGTAAAGCAAATAAGTACCTAAAATAATGATCTATCTGCTTGACTACTAAAACAGTCAATGCAGGAGGTCGGGTAGGTAAAGGCATGTGTGGTGGTGAAAGGGGTCTCGATGGTCCAGGAACAATAAATGGCCGACCAACATGATATGAATGTGGAGACACAACATCTGCAGAAATCCAGACATAATAGAACAACAAAaagtttaagaaaaatatacaaatttctTCTTCTATTCAATGAAAGAAAGAGATCATTAGCATACAAGGaagaggtggtggtggtggaccTGGTGGTGGTCTATTGAACCCCCTGCCAAGAGATGCCTCATGTTCTCCATGGGGATGGGGGGGCCTGAAGATTACACTTCTATAGTAATTTTGATTACTCTGAGCAGGGCAATAATTCACCATAGGTCTTCCTCCCCAAGGAGAAGACCCATAAGGAATTCTAACAAATGGGAATGGTGGCAGACATGGAGGAGGGGGCTGCCTGAAGCCACTTAGAGGAACCCTGCATGATCTTTGTTGATATTCTGATGAATAATTTGAAACCGAAGACAGGTTGATTCGACTTCTTGGCAAACTTGGAGTAACAATTATTTCCTGGAAGAAGCAGCAACAACAACATAATAAAGAATCATTTCTtgctattaattaattataaacatagAACATAATAAAGAAGACTTGCCTGCTCATGCTCATGCTCCTGCTCCTCCGATGGTGTCCACGTTGAATCTCTGTGGCTTCTTGATGCATCAAGACATGGAAAAGGCGGCCTATTGCCATTCTGCGGCGATAAGCGAGGATTATTTGATATCGACACCTTCATTGATAAGCGAATGGAAAAGACCGAGACTTCTTCTAGGAGAGTGAAAAGATCCAATATCGGATCAAGATGGAGTGAGGCACTTATGAATCTTTCGCGTCCGGTTCTCTGTTTTGTTAGTTAATTTATACTATTTCCTCTTTAGATGTAACCTACCAAACTATCATAATCATTTAATCACAATATTGCCCTTTGGCcgttaaattagtttttttattataactatattTCGTTATTTTTTCATTcggtataaaatatattaaatttgtaataattttatatcttgaAATCAAGATCAATCATCCAATAGAAACAAAAATGGTGAAAAAGAAAgatttaaacatataaaaaattaaaattataaataatggtTATTACAAAATAAGTGTATAACCCAAGATTTTAGgcaacaaaattaaaataaaataactttcttAAGTATATTTTAACTAAGTAACTCTATAGGTagttttctatatatatatatatatatatatatatattgaatactaaattaatttcaattttaattttaatttatttataactaaacATAGTTATAGTAAAAATACTCATATACCTAAGGATGCTGAAATATAGTGGAAAGGgcaaatatatgattaaatgagGAAGGGAGGGTAGTTTGGTATCTTATATGTTACAACTAAAAAGATCTTGGCTATacagaaattaatataaaatttgttatccAGAAAATATTAAGGAggatgaaataataatttttaatattttattatttagattttgtaTCTCCATTTTGTTATGAATATAATGAGGGTGCAATTTAGTTACGAAAGAATCAAGTCATTTGGTTAAAGCTAAACTTGAACTTTTACTTTAACCGATCTCGAGTGGAGCTTATATAATACTGGCTtgatggcttgtcgagctttttcgaacttaataatatataatatattattttgtttttttaatattaaaatataaaatataaaatctaaaacaaatttattttcttaactcTCTTTTTAAAGTACATGTGACAGGTCCATAATTCACATTATTATATCTTATggtctaaaaattaaaaagaaaaatcataatTCTCTGATACATCATTATATCCTACATGACTTTTCATATTcactatttttcttatttatttatcagagttcttcatttttttcaattatctcTCATTTTCTCAATTGCTCTCACTTGTttacaaagttttttttatttgtccaTATTATCTCTATTCAAATGACGTGCACAAAACAAACCTCGTTAGGAAATCGACTAAAGACAAGGAGTTGAGGAAGTAACTAGCGATGAAGGCGGCTATAAAATCTTCTCCAGTTACCAGAGGTGTGAAGAAGCCTCACAAGTTTCGTTAGGAACAGTTGCTTTGAGAAAGATTCGTAAGTACCAAAAGAGTATGAGCTTTTGATCCGTAAACTTCCATTTCAAAGATTTGTTCGTGAGATTGCACAAGATTTCAATACAGATCTGAGATTTCAGAACTCCGTCATAGTTACAGTTGAAGCTTATTTAGTTAGTCTATTTGAATTGAAGACACTATTATCTAGGTCATTCACGTCAAACAAGAGTGATTATGAAAGAAATATTAAACAAGAGGGTAATATctagtggcggacccagaaatattttctcggggggcaaatacatagtaacgtagcatttttttgcgatcaaataaatgcattttttaattaaaattttactcgataattacataaaaataataacaagcacaattactaaattattcttgtctattagtcggtacaaaagaagacaaaatctcttcattacgttgactataccaatcaatcaattcaagaaaattacctttatttgatgagctacttgactcatcatgtcctcgaaaaggtaattcttgcctcaatagaaagcgtgttacatcaaacattgtcgttaaatgggtgcgataatttatttctatatcacaaTCATGTatacgtaaaacgtttctcatgCTATGTATTTgatcttgaaatgattcaaattgaattataacttcattatgacaactatttaaaattatcatatgtcgattgaatctttctaatgccctTTTCTAATTTTTGTACCCATCTCCTATAAAggtatcatctacgttttctctatttaaaggcttAAAAAGATTAcactaaaaaacaaaatgatgcatcttttgatatgatatattctaaccatgtatatttgatcagtaacattagacttattagtaggctcattaattgattgagaaggcTCAGActggtcatgtgatgtagaagtacaaattcgtttatagaacatcttcattattttatatcctacataaaataaataactaaaaataaatatgtatcaTGTATTtgtaaatcattattttatatattaaaaagaaagtgtgaggttattataaaaaatgtagaggcagggtttgatcacctaACCTTCATTTCTCCAAAACCAGCATGACAAAGCCTTATTTggtaaatata is drawn from Impatiens glandulifera chromosome 3, dImpGla2.1, whole genome shotgun sequence and contains these coding sequences:
- the LOC124930626 gene encoding la-related protein 1A-like yields the protein MKVSISNNPRLSPQNGNRPPFPCLDASRSHRDSTWTPSEEQEHEHEQEIIVTPSLPRSRINLSSVSNYSSEYQQRSCRVPLSGFRQPPPPCLPPFPFVRIPYGSSPWGGRPMVNYCPAQSNQNYYRSVIFRPPHPHGEHEASLGRGFNRPPPGPPPPPLPYVVSPHSYHVGRPFIVPGPSRPLSPPHMPLPTRPPALTVLVVKQIDHYFSEENLETDHHLKSLMDDQGWVHVDEIVKFPRVRSLTHNITLILKSLIVRSKVVEVKDKCIRRKNGWEKWIKKSVDQASNNN